TGCTCGAACTGCTCGCCCGGCTGCTCCCCGCCCACCTCGATACCTACGCACTCTTCTCCACCGGCGCCGAGGCCGTCGAGGCGGCCCTGCGCGTGGTGCAGGCGACCGCGCCCGCGGGCCGCAACCGGATCGGGGCGCTGCGCCACGGCTTCCACGGCAAGACGATGGGCGCCCGGATGCTGGTCCACTGGGACATCGGCCACCAGGCGTTCGCCGGGAACAGCGTCCTCGGTTACGCCCCCAACTGCTACCGCTGCCCCCTGGAGTTGACCTACCCGAAGTGCGAGGTGCGGTGCGCGTCGCTCGTGCGCAAGCACATCGCCGAGAAGCCGAACGTCGCCGCGCTGGTCTTCGAACCGGTGCAGGGCGCGGCGGGCGTCGTCGTCCCGCCGCCCGGCTACTGGGAGCGGATCGCCGAGGCCTGCCGCGCGAACGGAGTGCTGCTCGTCGCCGACGAGGTGCTGACCGGCGGCGGCCGCACCGGCGCCTTCCTCGCCTCCGAGCTCGTCGGGGTCGAACCGGACCTGGTCGTCCTCTCCAAAGGCATGGCGAACGGTTTCCCCTTCGCGGTGCTCGCCGGGCGCGCGGAGCTGCTGCGCTCCCCCGAGGCGGCCACGGCCGGTTCGTACGCGTCGACGTACGCGAGCAATCCCCTGGGGATCGCGGCGGCGCACGCCACGCTCGGCGTCATCGAACGCGACGGTCTGACGGAACGTGCCCACGGGCTGGGCGAGCTGCTCGGCGAGCGGCTCACGGCCCTGCACTCGCGGTACGAGCAGCTCGGTGACGTACGAGGGCTCGGGCTCCTGTACGGCCTGGAGTTCGTCACCGACCGGGAGAGCCGCACGCCCGCGCCCGAGCTCGCCCGCGCGGTCCACTCCGCCGCACTCGACCTGGGCCTGCGGACGGCGTTCGGCGGGCACATCATCCGCCTCGCCCCGCCGTTCACGCTCGACGAGGCACAACTCGACGAGGGCGTCGCCCTGTTGGACCGCGCCATCGAGCAAGCGGTCAAGCAGGTGGTGGCGTGATCGTCGCGGAGAACCTCACCAAGGAGTTCCGCATCGCTGAACGCAGGCCCGGCCTGCTCGGCAGCCTCGCCACGCTGCTCACCCGCGAGTACCGCACCGTACGCGCCGTGGACGGCGTCTCCTTCGAGATCCCCGCCGGTTCGAAGACCGCGTACATCGGCGCCAACGGAGCCGGCAAGTCCACCACGATCAAGATGCTCACCGGCATCATGACGCCGACGGCAGGACGCTGCCTGGTCGCCGGCATCGAGCCGTACCGCGACCGGCGGCAGAACGCCCGCTCCATCGGCGTCGTCTTCGGGCAGCGCAGCCAGCTGTGGTGGGACCTGTCGGTGCCGGACTCGTTCCGCATCCTGCGCCGCGTCTACGACATCCCCGACCCGGTCTACCGCCGCAACCTCGCGCTCTACCGCGAACTCCTCGACATCGACGCCCTCGGCACCACCCCCGTGCGCCAGCTGAGCCTGGGCCAGCGGATGCGCGCGGAGATCGCCGCGAGCCTGCTGCACGACCCCGCCGTCGTCTTCTGGGACGAGCCGACGATCGGGCTCGACATGGTCCTCAAGACGGCGGTGCGCGACCTGGTCAACCGTGCGCACCGGGAGCTCGGCACGACCGTCGTGCTCACCAGCCACGACATCGCCGACATCGCCGCGATCTGCGACAGCGCGCTGGTCGTCGACCACGGAAAGGTCGTCCACCAGGGCTCCATCCAGGACCTGCTGCGCACGGCCGCGGACCGCTCCGTCAGCTTCGACCACCGGGGCGGCCCGGCGCCGCACGAGGCGCTCGGCCTGATCGAGCGTGGCCTGCCCGGCGTACGGGCGAATGTCGAGGACGGCGGGCGCATCCGCGTGGACTATCCGGCGGGCCTCTTCGCCTCGCGCCAGGTCCTCGCCTTCCTCCTGGACCACTTCGACCTCGTGGACTGCTACGCCCCGGAGCCCGATCTGGAAGAGGTGCTGCGGCAGATCTACGGCCGGGCACCCTCGCCCTCGCCCGTCGGCGGTCGCCCGTGAAGACCCGCATCGCCCCGCGTGTCGGGCGCTACGTCCCCTTCGCCACCGGCGGCCTCCAGTCCCTGCTCCAGTACCGTTCGATGTTCGTCGT
The sequence above is a segment of the Streptomyces sp. Je 1-369 genome. Coding sequences within it:
- a CDS encoding aspartate aminotransferase family protein: MTGHRQRARLDREARHLAPGASEETAAGERVFAEGSGALLTDLDGNQYLDFAAGTLTQSLGHCHPEVVEALTAQSGRLWNVHDAATPERAALLELLARLLPAHLDTYALFSTGAEAVEAALRVVQATAPAGRNRIGALRHGFHGKTMGARMLVHWDIGHQAFAGNSVLGYAPNCYRCPLELTYPKCEVRCASLVRKHIAEKPNVAALVFEPVQGAAGVVVPPPGYWERIAEACRANGVLLVADEVLTGGGRTGAFLASELVGVEPDLVVLSKGMANGFPFAVLAGRAELLRSPEAATAGSYASTYASNPLGIAAAHATLGVIERDGLTERAHGLGELLGERLTALHSRYEQLGDVRGLGLLYGLEFVTDRESRTPAPELARAVHSAALDLGLRTAFGGHIIRLAPPFTLDEAQLDEGVALLDRAIEQAVKQVVA
- a CDS encoding ATP-binding cassette domain-containing protein → MIVAENLTKEFRIAERRPGLLGSLATLLTREYRTVRAVDGVSFEIPAGSKTAYIGANGAGKSTTIKMLTGIMTPTAGRCLVAGIEPYRDRRQNARSIGVVFGQRSQLWWDLSVPDSFRILRRVYDIPDPVYRRNLALYRELLDIDALGTTPVRQLSLGQRMRAEIAASLLHDPAVVFWDEPTIGLDMVLKTAVRDLVNRAHRELGTTVVLTSHDIADIAAICDSALVVDHGKVVHQGSIQDLLRTAADRSVSFDHRGGPAPHEALGLIERGLPGVRANVEDGGRIRVDYPAGLFASRQVLAFLLDHFDLVDCYAPEPDLEEVLRQIYGRAPSPSPVGGRP